The nucleotide window gagactgggatttgtcactccgtgtgacggagaggtatctctgggcccactcggtaggacatcatcataatgtgcacaatgtgatcaaggagttgatcattgatcacgggatgatgcgttacagaacaagtaaagagacttgccggtaacgagattgaacaaggtatcgggataccgacgatcgaatctcgggcaagtatcataccactagacaaagggaattgtatacgggattgattaagtccttgacatcgtggttcatccgatgagatcatcgtggaacatgtgggagccaacatgagtatcgatcccgctgttggttattgaccggagaacgtctcggtcatgtctgcatgtctcccgaacccgtagggtctacacacttaaggttcgatgacgctagggttataaaggaagtttgtatgtggttaccgaatgttgttcggagtcggatgagatcccggacgtcacgaggagttccggaatggtccagaggtaaagatttatatatgggaagtcctgttttggtcaccggaaaagtttcgggttttatcggtaatgtaccgggaccaccgggagggtcccgggggtccaccaagtggggccaccagccccggagggctgcatgggccaagtgtgggaggggaccagccccaggtgggctggtgcgccccacaagggcccaaggcgcaagggagaggagaggagaagggGACAAACCCTAGGGCaaatgggccctaaggcccatcctggtgcgcctccctctccccctcccccttggccgccccccttagatgggatctaggctggccgccacccctaggggtggaaaccctaaagggggcgcagcccctccccttaccctatatatagttgaggtttgggctgcTCATAACACGCGAGTTCCTCTCCTATATATGACGCAGCCCTGcatccctctctttctcctcatatcccgtggtgcttggcgaagccctgcaggattgcctcactcctccaccaccaccacgctgttgtgctgctgctggatggagtcttcctcaacctcttcctgtctccttgctggatcaaggcgtgggagacatcgtcgggttgtacgtgtgttgaacgcggaggtgtcgtccgttcggcactaggatcatcggtgatttggatcacgatgagtacaactccatcaaccccattcacttgaacgcttccgcttagcggtctacaagggtatgtagatgcactctccttcccctcgttgctggtctctccatagatagatcttggtgacacgtaggaaaattttgaatttctgctacgttccccaacagctgacgccggcgctttggctgtttcttggaggtgtcatcccccgctgttccatcgccatctccgtcttttggagtatccaccatatatatgtcatatgacgaggtggccttccagccccctacaggtgctggttcctgttcgtctcctacatcgtcgtccatcccgtcgatgtcatcggagccgaagtcaagcatgtcggttagatcgtcgacagtggctacaaagtgggtggtgggtgggctttgaatttcttcatcgtccgtatcccatcctcgctgaccgcagttcggccagggctctcctgataaagagagagacttgagagagttcaagatatcgccaaaaggcgagtgctgaaagatgtccgcggtggtgaacaccattatcggcgcccaatcggattcgatcggtaggggcatggggggttcggagtccagagaggagcccggatcctcggagtcatgagtcacgcggagtgcggggctggcgttcggctcgatcacacttgagatcgcagcccccgaggtgacgcccaaccgctcatcctcgattggcgcagtgggctccgaattaagggtcggagccagcgcgtgtgcggcctccaagtcACTGTTCGGctgcagagctagatcatgcccatcgaaacagtgcggcacgcttggctgtggctcgaatctgCCGAAGAACAAATCTCCGCGGATGtctgccgtgtagtttaggcttccgaacctgacctgatggccaggggcgtagctttcgatctgctccaggtggacaaacgaattggcccgcagggcgaagccgccgaagacgaagatttgtccggggaggaaagtctcaccctggacctcatcgttactgatgatcaaaggagccatcgggcctaaaggcgacgacacagaggaactctcaatgaaagcaccagtgtcaaaaccggcggatctcgggtagggggtcccaaactgtgcgtcaaggccggatggtaacaggagacaacggacacgatgtttttacccaggttcgggccctctcgatggaggtaataccctactcctgcttgattaatattaatgatatgggtagtacaagagtagatctatcacgagatcaaagaggctaaaccctagaagctagcctatggtatgattgtgtatgaagatgattgtcctacggactacaaccctccagtttatatagacaccggatagggttagggttacacagagtcggttacaagggtaggagatcttgaatatccgcatcgccaagcttgccttccacgccaaggaaagtcccatccggacacgggacgaagtcttcaatcttgtatcttcatagtccaggagtccggcgaaggtatagtccggctacccgaacaccccctaatccaggactccctcattgaagaagacggatcaattcgtttggagttctgctgctgataaagcgtttgaggatttaAAGCGGCAGTTAGCCAATCCGCCTGTTCTCGCCGCTCCAATTGACAAGGAACCGTTGCTACTATATGTCGCAGCTAATGCTCGTGcagtcagcgtggctattgtggtggagcgcaaggaggcaggcaaggaatatccggttcagcgtccggtttactatatcagcgaggtgcttgctgagtccaagcaaaggtacccgcattggcagaagctggtatatggagtttttatggcaagccggaagcttaagcagtacTTCCAAGGACCCcccatcacagtggtcagttctgctcccttgggAGATGTAGTCCAGAACAGGGAAGCAAccggccggattgccaagtgggctatagagcttgggccgcacggattgAAATACGTGCCCCGGACGACggtcaagtctcaagcacttttggatttcatcaatgattggacagaactgcaagcacctgaagagaagccggatcacacatattggactatccattttgatggatccaggcaattggagggctcgggggctggagtcgtgttaacttccccacgaggtgataagttttgttacgttctccgcttaatgttcccttgtactaacaatgcagctgagtatgaagccttactccatggtctctggatggctaaggagatgaatctaagccgagttaagtgcttcggtgactcggacctggtggctcagcaggtgtctggcacttgggattccaaggacccactcatggcaacatatcgtcgtgaggtggatattgttgcaggtcacttcaagggttaacaggtggaccacgtggaccgctggaagaatgaagcggcggacgctttaagccggttgggctCTCAACGCAAACCGGTCCCACCTAATGTTTTCTTGGATGTGCTGcataacccgtcggtcaagctccctggtgaagaggatttggctattcctgatccggaggctcaattggtggcagctcttcatgtcattccggattggacgaTTCCTTATCTTGCGTACATGAAcgggggcgagttaccagaggatgagactctggccaggcagataattcggcgatccaagtccatgactattgtcaatggcgagttgcatcattgcagtgtgtcagtGCTTCATAAAGAAACCGGACTCTACTACTTCAAAGACCTTGCGGCCGAAAGAGTGGTACGTAATTAGCCTATACAACCACACTTTCCATCATATATATGTTTAGGACCATTTTCTAAACGATATGAGTTTGCTCATGCAGGAAATTTTTACCCAAAACACACCAAGCCCTGAAGAGTTGCCGAATGCCCCAAGGTGGTCATTCGACCCAATTTTGTACGCCCTCGACAGGTAGAGAGAGCCCACACGAGGCCGTAAGCTCGGCGCCGACAGTACTTTCTGGGATGCCTACTATCCCCCCAAGAAAAGGATGACTAAGTCGCAAAAAGAAAGAAGGGACAGAGACTGAATAGTTAATTTAGTAAATGAAAGGTTAAATGAAGTCTTACCTGATTTTCTAGCAGAGGTTCGGAAGCATATTCAGTCAAAAGGGTCGACAAATATACCAGAAATGGTTGATATACGGCGCCGGCCCTtgctcccactaagatcatcagAAGCCCCTCTGTCATTAATGTCATTCATGGTCATGGTGGGTCACCACATTCGTTGGAGGAAGAAATTTCTTGCACTCTCCTAGCTAGAGTGAATACTAGTGGCGACTTGTTGGAGGTTACAAAAGGTAGAGTCTTTACAGGAAATGTCATGCACAACACCAAATTAAATGAGAACGTGCTCGGAAGGTTTCTTTGCTTAGGGTGTTCCCAGAATACCACAATTTGATTCGGCCACAGAATATTATAGAAGAGGGTGATGAGCCGCAGCCCCTTTCGGAATGCTTTGCTGGTTACCTCTAGTGGCCTGTAATGTATATCATAATGAAAAAGCCATCCCCAAACAGAACATCGTCTCCAACCATCCCCGGCAACGTGACATGTCAAACTGTCTCAACGTAATTATATTTGTATGTAACGCTATATCTTTTAAATCTTAACCATTAATATTTATAATTTACGGCCGAGGTAATTTAATCTATGTGGACTAACGTGATGGCTCGTTTGACTTCTGTTATATATGTGGGTGTTCACGGACCATCTGCACCATCGCTTAACTAAACTGAACTGAACCGTGCcgagcttcatcatttcttgagagGGGAGTACCTTTATTCAGTATCGCGGGTTccgaaaagaaagaaagaaagaaagctTCAACTTGAGTGTGATACTCTGTCACCACTAACTACCTAGCAGTGCTCTGTAAGATGTACCAAGAGTTCCCGGAAAAAAAATGTATGCATTTGGTTGCTCAAAACAGAGCAGCTCCTCTCCTCTGTTTTTCTTGAACCACTGCTCTTGTTTTGCTGGATCTCTGCTCTTTCGTCAAACTGCATGCGTCCGGACTCTCCACTGCTACCCATGCGTCTGGTGTTTCCATATTGTCCAGGGGGAAACTGAAATGGGGAAATCTGACACGTGTGATGCGACTTGACTCGGTTGAGGAAAATAAGGCCACGCCCGGTAGCTAAGTGTATGTAGTATCATGTGAAGGAAATATGTTCTGCCGGGGGGCTTTTAGACTGGAATTCGAGTTGGTGAGATTCACAGGTTAGCACACAGAATGAACAATGAAATAATGTTTTGTGGAAGCTTATGCCTTTGCCTCGGCACGCTTTCATGTTAATATAGGGGCAAAGCCATGTAGGCCAAGAATACAAGGTTGGTAGGATTACCAAATCTTTATCAATCAGATTGGTGTACACGATCCTAACAAAATATTTGTTACTTCTAAGACATATTACAAGCTTATAATCTCCAACAAAACACATTCTTGTACAAGCTACAAAATACTTCCTCACTCTTATTTATTCATACACTTCAACAGTAGAATGACACCAGCATCAGATCAGCCTTATTTGGTTTAGCACGCCAGTTCTTAACTTGTAGTTGTCTTACTGGTCATCATGCCCCAAGTAACAACAACAAACACGTACACATTGTCATGTAGCTTGTCAAAGAGGCGAAAATAAGCATTCCTCCATGCTCTTTTGAACAGAAGAGCACAAAAGACAACCCAGAGTCCCGCCACAAAGCCAGCCATCAGCCCAAAGTAGAAGAACGCCACTGGATCATAACCATTTTCTCTTCTCTGCTGGTTACCATGCTCTAGAGCATTGTTGCCTGGGCAATTCTTTTTAAGAGGAGGCCCACAAAGACCATTATTGCTGCTGTACATGGACGGGTTCTCGGCATAGAGGGTGTCAAGTTGACGTCCTGTCGGAATTCTTCCTACAAGATTGTTGTATGACAAGTCCAAGGAGCTTAGATACGTCAAATCTGTCAAGCTTGTCGGGATTTCACCGGAAAGGTTGTTCCAGGATAAGTCGAGTGATTCTAGTGATTTCATAGCCCCAATGTTCGTAGGAATTTTCCCGCTCAGGTGATTCCAAGATAAATTCAAAGTAAACAATCCATTAAGAGAAGTTATCTCATCTGGAATTCCACCTGTTAAGTGGTTGAGTGAAATGTCAATGCCGTACATCTCGTTAACTCTATATATGTCATACTTCATATTTTGCCGCTTCATCACCACAGACAAAATGTCCTTGTTTATGACCTCTTGAACATACCAGCGAGTCCCACGCTGTGGATGTTCTAGTGTCATTGCTATTAATTTTGACAAGGACGATGGAATTGATCCTGAGATATTGTTGCTTGCTAAACTGAAGTACTGAAGTAGTATAAGATTTGTGATGTTGGCTGGAATATCCCCATAAAACATGTTATGGTTTAGCAGCAAAAATTTCAAGTTCACCAATTCTCCAATCCACATGGGTAACGTTCCATAGAACTTGTTCACCGCAAGATCAAGGAAAACTAATTGTGAGCTGTTCTGAATCCAAGATGGAAAATTTCCAGACAAGTTATTGTTACTTAAGATCAGAAATTCCATGCTTGGCATCGCAGAACACCATGGAAATTCTCCCTCAAAGAGATTATTGGATAGATCCAACAAACTAAGGTTTTTCAATTCACAAATAGCCCTAGGAACATGACCAGTAAGGCAATTGGAGAAGAGATTTAGATCTGTAAGATCTGGAGCTCCAAAATCTAACGGCAAAGGTCCTGACAAGGAGTTCATGGAGATGGCCAATCGAGTGAGGCTTCTCGGTAACATTGGTATCTGGCCAGTTAGCTGGTTCAAAGTGAGATCGAGGCCATACAAACTAGTAAGATTCCTTAACCCCGATGGTATAGCTCCAGTAATGCTGTTGTTAGAAAGGGAAAGATCTTGTAAGTTGGTCAAGTGCCCAACCATATCTGGCAGCATTCCTGTCATATTGTTGTGGTTCGAATACACAGAGAGGAATTTGTTGGACGAGCATTGTGGCAGTTTCCTTAAAAACTCTGTTATGTTCCCAAGCGCGAGACTTCCATCAAGCCGTAGGAGCTCTAAATCACAGAGATTTTTCATGTCCACCATTATTGTGGCTGAATTGCCATTATAGGCAAAGGATAGGAATTGGAGGGATGTCATACCTCCTAGGGCGTCAGGGAATGGACCATAGAGATAGGTTTCATCAAGGTCTAAATGTGTGATGCCTGTTATGTTCCAAAACCAACTCGTATCAATTCGATGGCCCAGATCGTTTCTGTTGAGATCAAGCCGCTCAAGGCTTGTGAGGTTTAGGTGTGTGAGCGGCTGGTTGGCGTATGGAAGCGAGCAGTTACTAAGAATGAGGTCCTTGAGAGTTGGGATTGTGTTGGCCACAGGGAACACGTCGGCGGTGCCGAGATTTATGTCACTCATGTCAAGATATTCCAGGAAATGCAGATGAGTTAACCATGAGACATCTGCTGTGTGTATATTTTGCATATAACTGAGGTCAAGGTGTCGCAAGTTTGAAAGATTGCCTAGCTGAGGCGGCAGTGTACCGGAAAAGAGCGTGCTGGTGAGATCGAGATACTCCAACTTTGAAAGTTTGCCTAGCTGAGGCGGCAGTGTACCGGAGAAGAGCGTGTTGGAGAGATCGAGACGTATCAAGTTTTTGTAAGAAAACAGGAACTGAGCACGACCATGCAGGGATGTCCCACTAAGATCGAGATACTCCAAATTTGAAAGGTTGGAAAGCCGAGCAGGAACTCTACCAGAGTATGGCGTGCCGGCGAGATCGAGATGTCTCAAGTTGTGCAAAGAAGACAAGAAATCTGGGAATACACTGCTGCCGTTTGGTCCAAGTAGGGAGGTGGTGCTGAGATCCAGGTACTCGAGATGCTGGAGAGAAAGCAAGGAAGGACTTATCTGGCCGAACAACCAGCTGAGACCGATGTGAAGCTCGGTGACATGGCCGGTTTCGTTGCTGCAGGCGACGCCCGTCCAGCGGCAGCAGTCATGGCGCAGTTTTTGCCACGAGGCGAGGACGCCATCGGTGTCGTTGATGCCCTGCTTCAAGGCCAGCAACGCGTCCCTCTCGCGTGGCCAGCAGCTCTTCTGCGCATGTGCATGTGCGACGACGAAGAAGCCGCAGGACACGGCTGCAGTGGCGAGGAGCAAGGCGAGCTTGGCAATGGCGATTGAGTGGTGCATGGCGGAAGTGCAGTGCTACAGCCACGGCGTAGCTATTTTCGCGGAAGCTTGAATGGACTTTTACCAAGTTGAGATTAAATGGCATCACGTCTGTCTTTGTGAGATGCTCATTGTGTGGAGGCCGTCAGCTGTCACGTTTCCGTGATATTAAGTAATGTGGGCAACTACCGTATATATGTATTCTTACATTTTATGTCAACATCTCAGACTGATCAAAGACTGATGTTGTGAAGTTCGGTAAGCAAGCTGTTAATCATGGCGCACATGAGCTCGGTTTAAACAACTCAGATTGAGCATTAATCATGTCAACATGAGCAAGCTGTTAATCATGTCAACATCTCAGATTGAGCATTAAGTTGTTAATCTTGTTAAAGAATCTGTCAAGTATACTGATATTTAACCCAGCATTGAACAACCTAG belongs to Triticum urartu cultivar G1812 chromosome 7, Tu2.1, whole genome shotgun sequence and includes:
- the LOC125525817 gene encoding LRR receptor-like serine/threonine-protein kinase GSO1; amino-acid sequence: MHHSIAIAKLALLLATAAVSCGFFVVAHAHAQKSCWPRERDALLALKQGINDTDGVLASWQKLRHDCCRWTGVACSNETGHVTELHIGLSWLFGQISPSLLSLQHLEYLDLSTTSLLGPNGSSVFPDFLSSLHNLRHLDLAGTPYSGRVPARLSNLSNLEYLDLSGTSLHGRAQFLFSYKNLIRLDLSNTLFSGTLPPQLGKLSKLEYLDLTSTLFSGTLPPQLGNLSNLRHLDLSYMQNIHTADVSWLTHLHFLEYLDMSDINLGTADVFPVANTIPTLKDLILSNCSLPYANQPLTHLNLTSLERLDLNRNDLGHRIDTSWFWNITGITHLDLDETYLYGPFPDALGGMTSLQFLSFAYNGNSATIMVDMKNLCDLELLRLDGSLALGNITEFLRKLPQCSSNKFLSVYSNHNNMTGMLPDMVGHLTNLQDLSLSNNSITGAIPSGLRNLTSLYGLDLTLNQLTGQIPMLPRSLTRLAISMNSLSGPLPLDFGAPDLTDLNLFSNCLTGHVPRAICELKNLSLLDLSNNLFEGEFPWCSAMPSMEFLILSNNNLSGNFPSWIQNSSQLVFLDLAVNKFYGTLPMWIGELVNLKFLLLNHNMFYGDIPANITNLILLQYFSLASNNISGSIPSSLSKLIAMTLEHPQRGTRWYVQEVINKDILSVVMKRQNMKYDIYRVNEMYGIDISLNHLTGGIPDEITSLNGLFTLNLSWNHLSGKIPTNIGAMKSLESLDLSWNNLSGEIPTSLTDLTYLSSLDLSYNNLVGRIPTGRQLDTLYAENPSMYSSNNGLCGPPLKKNCPGNNALEHGNQQRRENGYDPVAFFYFGLMAGFVAGLWVVFCALLFKRAWRNAYFRLFDKLHDNVYVFVVVTWGMMTSKTTTS